One stretch of Croceibacterium atlanticum DNA includes these proteins:
- a CDS encoding spike base protein, RCAP_Rcc01079 family yields the protein MDEFQYLRDSVSDPARSAAPVTPDDGQDMPVVAKALFIGTGGDICLRCVDDGADVLFRNLSGGSILPVRAQAVRATGTTASDIVALI from the coding sequence ATGGACGAATTCCAGTATTTGCGGGATTCCGTATCCGATCCCGCGCGCAGCGCGGCACCTGTCACACCGGATGACGGGCAGGACATGCCAGTGGTGGCGAAGGCGCTGTTCATCGGCACGGGTGGCGATATCTGCCTGCGCTGCGTGGATGACGGCGCCGATGTGCTGTTCCGTAATCTTTCCGGCGGGTCGATCCTGCCGGTCCGGGCGCAGGCCGTCCGCGCCACTGGCACCACCGCTTCCGATATTGTTGCCCTGATATGA
- a CDS encoding ABC transporter ATP-binding protein, which yields MNGALARDLVRLLWRITGGKVSWSIILSLLTSLTEGLSLLLLIPLAATASPESAERVREIPLLGDWIARTDPGLPPLLLAFVLLISLQAVLSRYRTLYALRLMQHAADRMKLSLFEAISAARWDAIAARRLTDINQELNTGIPRVVTAANCLMTLAQALIMLAIYMVIATAVSWQMALFAAVTGAALFALLFPIRRRATEYGRELTRLHQEQNHTVLEFISGIRLAKSFVAEDRHVASFGDHLRGIRQNVLRYASIAGYGTLFFQIGSAVAAAIFVWLAISVFALDIGQIAVLLVIFIRIAPRFNTLQEMGQLFLSNAPAYQSYRATVDFFASQREESTGSAEPAPRLEHALEVADISMRFQGTQSAALDHVSATIRAGRITALFGPSGSGKSTLADVISGLTSPGGGMLRVDGVPIAQGNRRAWRGTIGIVPQDAFLFNASLAENLKVGKSDADEEEMWRALDRAQIGDLIRALPDGLATPVGDRGTRFSGGERQRIALARALMRQPQMLILDEATSALDWENQQKVASAISDLRGELTVLLVAHQPSIMRIADDVIAMEGGRVVQAGPYADLLQEKGGALERMMRSDGPQMRPGGTG from the coding sequence GTGAACGGAGCGCTGGCCCGGGATCTTGTGCGGCTGCTGTGGCGGATTACCGGCGGCAAGGTCAGCTGGTCGATCATCCTGTCGCTGCTGACCAGCCTGACCGAAGGCCTGTCATTATTGCTGCTGATCCCGCTGGCCGCAACGGCGAGCCCGGAAAGCGCCGAGCGCGTACGCGAGATTCCGCTGCTTGGAGACTGGATCGCGCGAACCGATCCCGGCCTGCCTCCGCTGCTGCTGGCCTTCGTCTTGCTGATCAGCCTGCAGGCCGTGCTCAGCCGATACCGGACGCTCTATGCCCTGCGCCTGATGCAGCACGCGGCGGACCGGATGAAGCTTTCCCTGTTCGAAGCGATTTCCGCCGCACGCTGGGATGCAATCGCGGCACGCCGCCTCACGGATATCAATCAGGAACTGAATACCGGCATCCCGCGCGTGGTGACGGCCGCCAATTGCCTGATGACGCTGGCGCAGGCGCTGATCATGCTGGCGATCTACATGGTCATAGCAACGGCAGTATCCTGGCAGATGGCACTATTCGCCGCTGTCACCGGGGCCGCATTATTCGCCCTGCTGTTCCCGATCCGCCGCCGGGCCACGGAATATGGTCGCGAACTGACCAGGCTGCATCAGGAACAGAACCATACGGTGCTGGAATTCATATCCGGCATCCGCCTGGCCAAATCATTCGTGGCGGAAGATCGCCATGTCGCATCCTTTGGCGATCACCTGCGCGGTATCAGGCAGAATGTCCTGCGATACGCCTCCATCGCCGGATATGGGACGCTGTTCTTCCAGATCGGCAGCGCGGTGGCCGCCGCGATCTTCGTCTGGCTGGCGATCAGCGTCTTTGCGCTGGATATCGGGCAGATAGCGGTCCTGCTGGTGATCTTCATTCGTATCGCACCCCGGTTCAACACGTTGCAGGAGATGGGGCAGCTATTCCTGTCCAACGCGCCAGCTTATCAATCCTATCGCGCCACGGTGGATTTCTTCGCCAGCCAGCGGGAAGAAAGCACGGGCAGTGCCGAACCCGCCCCGCGGCTGGAACATGCGCTGGAAGTGGCCGATATCTCCATGCGCTTCCAGGGAACGCAATCCGCCGCACTGGATCATGTCAGCGCCACCATTCGGGCCGGAAGGATCACGGCGCTGTTCGGCCCTTCGGGCAGCGGGAAAAGCACGCTGGCGGATGTGATTTCGGGCCTGACCTCTCCCGGCGGCGGGATGCTGCGGGTTGACGGCGTGCCGATTGCCCAGGGAAATCGGCGGGCCTGGCGCGGTACGATCGGCATCGTCCCGCAGGACGCCTTTCTCTTCAACGCATCGCTCGCGGAAAATCTGAAGGTCGGCAAAAGCGATGCCGATGAGGAGGAGATGTGGCGCGCGCTCGACCGGGCACAGATCGGGGATCTGATCCGTGCCTTGCCGGACGGGCTCGCCACCCCGGTCGGCGATCGCGGCACGCGTTTCTCCGGCGGGGAGAGACAGCGTATCGCCCTGGCCCGTGCATTGATGCGCCAGCCGCAAATGCTGATCCTGGATGAAGCGACCAGCGCGCTCGACTGGGAAAACCAACAGAAGGTCGCCAGCGCAATCTCCGATCTGCGGGGGGAACTGACGGTGCTGCTGGTGGCGCATCAGCCATCCATCATGCGGATCGCGGATGACGTGATCGCGATGGAAGGCGGCCGGGTGGTTCAGGCCGGACCCTATGCCGATCTTTTGCAGGAAAAAGGCGGAGCGCTGGAACGCATGATGCGCAGCGATGGCCCGCAAATGCGGCCAGGCGGCACCGGCTGA
- a CDS encoding polysaccharide biosynthesis/export family protein — translation MRGIAALPGRIMALALACLLAACTSNSAPPGDVSYAAPEYRLAAGDELRITVFGEEALSKEYAISSTGVLSFPLIGEVAASGQTVTELTRALTDQLGNGYINDPRINIEVLNYRPYYILGEVSRPGQFPYANGLTVVQAVALAGGYTYRADKGKIFITRDGASQEEAYELDEGRKVYVSPGDTIRVGERYF, via the coding sequence ATGAGGGGAATTGCAGCATTGCCCGGCCGGATCATGGCACTGGCACTCGCCTGCCTGCTGGCCGCCTGTACGAGCAATAGCGCACCGCCGGGGGACGTATCCTATGCCGCGCCGGAATATCGGCTGGCCGCGGGTGACGAATTGCGCATTACCGTCTTTGGCGAGGAAGCCCTGTCGAAGGAATATGCCATTTCTTCCACCGGGGTCCTGTCCTTCCCGCTGATCGGTGAAGTGGCGGCTTCGGGCCAGACTGTTACCGAACTTACGAGGGCGCTGACCGATCAGCTCGGCAATGGCTATATCAACGACCCGCGCATCAATATCGAAGTGCTGAATTATCGGCCCTATTACATTCTGGGTGAAGTGTCCCGGCCGGGCCAGTTCCCCTATGCCAACGGGCTGACCGTGGTGCAGGCGGTGGCGCTGGCGGGCGGTTACACCTATCGTGCCGACAAGGGGAAAATCTTCATCACCCGCGACGGTGCGAGCCAGGAAGAAGCCTACGAACTGGATGAGGGGCGCAAGGTCTATGTTTCCCCCGGCGACACGATCCGCGTGGGCGAACGCTATTTCTAG
- a CDS encoding arabinofuranosidase catalytic domain-containing protein yields MIGFNLGMAGCHRPRGGAPAPAPADPYLPALSAQPLGIFAVRAISGGYSGPLMRVRRVSDDAEMDLFATTGSAQPDWAALQDWAGASDISVTTLYDQSGNGNHAVQDIAGRQPMLVSAKARGGIQPITHNGSQWLSLPSGLSGNGRDVTAIAVQNRMSIGSAGGQNQAQWMLGAAWNTAGSLSFLSTIPQGLRLLTSSTFKDTGKLSRSQPEVIAVSSGSSEMAMYRDGLVSTHGLNNSGTFVGGLIGRGGASYNWWGDTFFHAVYDAALDDEELAGIRAALIPAFGIIPLEDTSLPLLISPGNSIVQGTGASYGQNNLWFTEELLTAPIHIVNCAVFGQTAATAYNSRSVYMNQFDADRPTCIMVVPEPTNDISSGATGVDCWNNYVKPFIDEAVAAGFKVLVPTIIKRSGFDSTQNGYKTDFNNLARAYCDEADIFLVDYAADDAALTLPDGTHPNSTSYAIMAGRQAAAVTAALAA; encoded by the coding sequence ATGATCGGCTTCAACCTTGGCATGGCCGGGTGCCACCGCCCCCGCGGCGGCGCACCCGCCCCGGCGCCCGCCGATCCATATCTGCCCGCGCTCTCTGCCCAGCCACTCGGCATATTCGCCGTGCGTGCCATTTCCGGCGGATATTCAGGCCCGCTGATGCGCGTTCGGCGTGTCAGCGACGATGCGGAGATGGACCTGTTTGCTACCACCGGTTCCGCGCAGCCGGACTGGGCAGCATTGCAGGATTGGGCAGGCGCTTCGGATATTTCCGTCACCACGCTTTATGACCAGTCAGGCAATGGCAATCATGCCGTCCAGGACATAGCGGGGCGGCAGCCCATGCTGGTGTCTGCCAAGGCACGCGGCGGTATCCAACCGATTACGCACAATGGCAGCCAATGGTTGTCCCTGCCATCCGGGCTGAGTGGCAATGGCCGCGATGTCACTGCCATTGCCGTCCAGAACCGTATGAGCATTGGCTCAGCCGGGGGGCAGAACCAGGCACAGTGGATGCTGGGCGCAGCATGGAACACGGCTGGATCGCTGAGCTTTCTGTCAACCATTCCGCAGGGGCTGCGGCTGCTGACCAGTTCCACTTTCAAGGACACGGGGAAGCTTTCCCGCTCTCAGCCTGAAGTGATTGCCGTTTCCTCTGGTTCGTCGGAAATGGCGATGTATCGGGATGGGTTGGTCAGCACCCATGGCCTCAACAATTCCGGCACATTTGTGGGCGGTCTGATCGGCAGGGGTGGTGCCAGTTACAATTGGTGGGGGGACACGTTCTTCCATGCTGTTTACGATGCAGCGTTGGATGATGAAGAACTGGCCGGGATACGTGCTGCGCTGATCCCTGCCTTCGGCATCATACCGCTCGAAGATACATCCCTCCCCCTGCTCATATCGCCGGGCAATTCCATCGTGCAGGGCACTGGCGCATCCTATGGACAGAACAATCTCTGGTTCACGGAAGAGCTGTTGACGGCTCCGATCCACATCGTGAACTGCGCCGTATTCGGCCAGACTGCTGCAACGGCCTATAATTCTCGGTCGGTTTACATGAACCAATTTGATGCTGATCGCCCGACCTGCATCATGGTTGTCCCGGAACCCACCAACGATATCAGCAGTGGTGCTACCGGCGTGGATTGCTGGAACAATTATGTGAAACCGTTCATCGACGAAGCTGTTGCTGCCGGTTTCAAGGTTCTGGTTCCCACGATCATCAAGCGGAGCGGCTTCGACAGCACGCAGAATGGCTACAAGACCGATTTCAACAATCTGGCCCGTGCCTATTGTGACGAGGCGGACATCTTCCTTGTCGATTATGCGGCAGATGATGCGGCACTGACACTGCCCGACGGAACCCATCCGAACAGCACCAGCTATGCCATCATGGCCGGGCGCCAGGCTGCGGCCGTTACCGCAGCACTGGCCGCCTAA
- a CDS encoding metallophosphoesterase, producing the protein MLGLSRNRVKTAQTAAGERVYAIGDVHGCHALLRRLIEMIVEDCERGPRDFDHMRIIFLGDLIDRGPSSGACLQLVHDLVAESGSELILGNHEDMMLESIRGNPAAQRAWLANGGDATLYSYGVSPPSSGEDSFDFADRLARAVPEHIVGLLETAATQASSGDYLFVHAGVRPGVPLKQQDPLDLYSIREEFTHSADWHGAMVVHGHSMVDDVEVYPNRIACDTGAYRTGKLSCICVQDRDLYALTT; encoded by the coding sequence ATGCTCGGCCTGTCCAGAAACCGCGTCAAGACTGCGCAAACAGCCGCGGGCGAACGCGTTTACGCGATCGGCGATGTGCATGGCTGCCACGCTCTCCTCCGCCGCCTGATCGAAATGATCGTGGAGGATTGCGAGCGGGGGCCGCGCGATTTCGACCATATGCGAATTATCTTCCTCGGCGATCTGATCGATCGCGGTCCGTCGAGCGGTGCGTGCCTTCAGCTGGTGCATGATCTGGTGGCTGAATCCGGTTCGGAACTCATCCTCGGCAATCACGAGGACATGATGCTCGAATCGATTCGCGGGAACCCGGCGGCCCAGCGCGCCTGGCTGGCCAATGGCGGCGATGCCACCCTGTACAGCTATGGCGTGTCCCCGCCCTCCAGTGGCGAAGACAGTTTCGACTTTGCCGACCGCCTGGCCCGGGCCGTGCCGGAACATATTGTCGGCCTGCTGGAAACCGCCGCCACCCAGGCCAGCAGCGGAGATTACCTTTTCGTCCATGCGGGTGTGCGCCCCGGCGTGCCGCTGAAACAACAGGATCCCCTGGACCTCTATTCCATCCGTGAGGAATTCACCCATTCGGCTGACTGGCACGGCGCGATGGTGGTTCACGGCCATTCCATGGTGGATGATGTGGAAGTCTATCCGAACCGCATCGCCTGCGATACCGGCGCATACCGCACCGGCAAGCTATCCTGCATCTGCGTGCAGGACCGGGATCTTTACGCCCTCACGACGTAA
- a CDS encoding glycosyltransferase family 2 protein, translating into MPNRATDAGATICVCTYRRPSLFQTLKSFERLERVDGLSPCVVVIDNDLTDALRVRVEEFARGFSLPLRYVHAPAQNISIARNAALDAVETRWAALIDDDEIAAPDWLSQLWHARKGAEAVIGQSAAQYGPDLPGWAARCDFHSNRIEGSVANAYTSNALLDIDFVRRHGLNFRVELGRTGGEDTVFFRQFAQAGGRIAYCPSAIVTEEVPAARATMRWVRRRNYRGGQTHGLLCREFDPRAYRTLLFTAGAKAGFSALMALVTIPGTDASRRWFARAALHAGAMHYRIRPQILEEYG; encoded by the coding sequence ATGCCGAATAGGGCAACCGATGCAGGCGCCACCATCTGCGTCTGCACCTATCGCCGTCCTTCTCTGTTCCAGACGCTGAAATCTTTTGAGCGGCTGGAACGGGTGGACGGGCTGTCGCCCTGCGTGGTGGTGATCGACAATGATTTGACCGATGCGTTGCGAGTGCGGGTGGAAGAATTCGCCCGCGGTTTCTCCCTGCCGCTACGATATGTTCATGCCCCGGCGCAGAACATATCCATTGCGCGCAATGCCGCGCTGGATGCCGTGGAAACGCGCTGGGCCGCGCTGATCGACGATGATGAGATCGCGGCGCCCGACTGGCTGAGCCAGCTCTGGCATGCGCGTAAAGGGGCAGAGGCGGTTATCGGGCAGAGCGCGGCGCAATATGGGCCGGACCTGCCGGGCTGGGCCGCCCGCTGTGATTTCCATTCCAACCGGATCGAAGGATCCGTGGCCAACGCATATACATCGAATGCGTTGCTCGATATCGATTTCGTGCGTCGCCACGGCCTTAATTTTCGCGTCGAATTGGGCAGGACAGGGGGGGAGGACACGGTCTTCTTCCGCCAGTTCGCACAAGCCGGTGGCCGCATCGCCTATTGCCCGTCAGCAATCGTGACGGAGGAAGTGCCCGCAGCCCGCGCGACCATGCGATGGGTCCGGCGGCGGAATTACCGGGGCGGCCAGACCCACGGCCTCCTCTGCCGCGAATTCGATCCTCGCGCCTATCGCACGCTGTTGTTTACGGCCGGCGCAAAAGCGGGCTTTTCAGCGTTGATGGCGCTGGTCACGATCCCGGGAACCGATGCGTCCCGGCGATGGTTCGCACGGGCCGCGCTTCATGCCGGGGCCATGCATTATCGCATCCGGCCCCAAATTCTGGAGGAATATGGCTGA
- a CDS encoding glycosyltransferase, with product MKKAPLVLMFYDGFERKAREKALPRLFHRGRCLVRAIVRRARGKQVNTGFYEAFLALVEGLRRLGCDVRINDFAEARRRPSYPIGIAGYPEVIDQVDLPNPTIFGPGDPGYPDMAAEFARRPNAKHIIQPSDWFVKYYEPFCGDKMIRCPVGIDLDSIPDAQGEAKSVDMLIYDKIRWYRDRVVPAVLDRLIAALEERGMSYTVLRYGAHTRENYFASLKRSRSMAFICEHETQGLACEEALAMNVPVFAWDEGKLVDPLQLRFAQDDLEVSSVPYFDGRCGLQFKVDAMEEQLDRFRELLPTYRPREYIAETLQPSATARVFLDAYCGMMEDDPR from the coding sequence GTGAAGAAGGCCCCCCTTGTCCTGATGTTCTATGACGGGTTTGAACGGAAGGCGCGGGAAAAGGCATTGCCGCGGCTGTTTCACCGGGGGCGCTGCCTGGTCAGGGCCATAGTCAGGCGCGCGCGGGGCAAGCAGGTGAATACCGGCTTCTATGAAGCCTTCCTGGCCCTGGTAGAGGGGCTGCGCCGTCTTGGCTGCGATGTGCGGATCAATGATTTCGCCGAAGCGCGCCGCCGCCCGTCCTATCCGATCGGCATTGCCGGTTATCCCGAAGTGATCGACCAGGTGGACCTGCCCAATCCGACGATCTTCGGGCCGGGCGATCCCGGCTATCCCGATATGGCTGCGGAATTTGCCCGCCGGCCCAATGCGAAACATATCATCCAGCCATCGGACTGGTTCGTGAAATATTACGAACCCTTTTGCGGAGACAAGATGATCCGCTGCCCTGTGGGGATCGATCTGGACAGTATCCCGGATGCGCAGGGCGAGGCGAAATCGGTCGACATGCTGATCTATGACAAGATCCGCTGGTATCGCGACCGGGTGGTTCCCGCCGTGCTGGACCGGTTGATCGCCGCGCTGGAAGAACGCGGCATGTCTTATACCGTGCTGCGTTATGGCGCGCATACGCGGGAAAATTATTTCGCCAGCCTCAAGCGTTCCCGTTCCATGGCCTTCATATGCGAGCATGAGACGCAGGGCCTCGCCTGCGAAGAGGCGCTGGCGATGAATGTGCCGGTTTTCGCCTGGGACGAGGGCAAGCTGGTGGACCCGTTGCAACTGCGCTTTGCGCAGGATGATCTGGAAGTCAGTTCCGTTCCCTATTTTGATGGGCGATGCGGCTTGCAGTTCAAGGTGGACGCGATGGAGGAGCAGCTGGACCGTTTCCGGGAGCTGCTCCCCACATATCGCCCGCGCGAATATATTGCCGAAACGCTGCAACCATCCGCGACCGCCAGGGTTTTTCTGGATGCCTATTGCGGCATGATGGAAGACGATCCGCGTTAG
- a CDS encoding O-antigen ligase family protein yields MTSEPFVSQPHGKGNAALAREAGAGRKLPLDAFTKDAAIDLFEMAFPFVLLMGLLLNLMIGPLSVLTVAGCVGLFCVVRWQALPAVLKASWALILLPLVALASVMWSLQPEATLRYGTLFLISTIAAVMMGAGIKPASLLKGTFAALFLFSIMCLLGGRWVGWGGAGQGGIAFAGLLGSKNAMGEVAGMALLSSIAISQWSLPRRAFAWLLCGLAAIPLSLYLLWASKATGALIAAVIASFCLVLWNISRRLPVQARVAVFFLAILAMALAAIFQDVWLPPLFDAVLESSGKDAGLTGRADLWRKADSLIAERPWFGMGYSAFWVHHNLDAEYLWRLMGINGRAGFNFHNTQREILVALGYVGLAIYALVAGIYSLILITRTMLTAKTEYVFASAMLVYFAFKIPFESFGFGG; encoded by the coding sequence GTGACCTCCGAACCTTTCGTTTCGCAGCCCCATGGGAAAGGCAATGCCGCCTTGGCACGCGAAGCCGGGGCCGGCCGCAAGCTTCCGCTGGACGCCTTCACGAAGGATGCCGCCATCGATCTGTTCGAAATGGCGTTTCCTTTCGTGCTGCTGATGGGCCTGCTGCTCAATCTGATGATCGGGCCGCTTTCGGTGCTTACCGTTGCTGGCTGCGTCGGATTGTTCTGCGTGGTCCGGTGGCAGGCATTGCCCGCCGTGCTCAAGGCATCCTGGGCGCTGATCCTTCTCCCGCTGGTGGCGCTGGCATCGGTCATGTGGTCGCTGCAGCCGGAGGCTACTCTCCGTTATGGAACGCTGTTCCTGATTTCGACCATCGCGGCGGTGATGATGGGCGCCGGTATCAAGCCAGCATCGCTGCTGAAGGGCACATTTGCCGCCTTGTTCCTGTTTTCAATCATGTGCCTGCTCGGTGGCCGCTGGGTCGGCTGGGGCGGCGCCGGACAGGGCGGTATTGCCTTCGCCGGACTGCTCGGTTCGAAAAACGCAATGGGCGAAGTGGCGGGCATGGCCCTTCTGTCCAGTATCGCCATATCGCAATGGTCGCTGCCGCGGCGCGCCTTTGCCTGGTTGCTCTGCGGTCTCGCCGCAATACCGCTCTCGCTTTATCTGCTCTGGGCCAGCAAGGCGACGGGGGCACTGATTGCGGCGGTCATCGCCAGTTTCTGCCTGGTCCTGTGGAACATTTCCCGCCGATTGCCCGTGCAGGCGCGCGTCGCCGTGTTCTTCCTCGCCATCCTCGCCATGGCACTTGCCGCCATATTCCAGGATGTCTGGCTGCCCCCTTTGTTCGATGCGGTGCTGGAAAGCAGCGGCAAGGATGCCGGCCTGACCGGCAGGGCCGATCTGTGGCGCAAGGCAGACAGTCTTATCGCGGAGCGCCCATGGTTCGGCATGGGCTATTCCGCATTCTGGGTGCACCACAATCTCGATGCCGAATATCTCTGGCGGCTGATGGGCATCAACGGGCGCGCCGGGTTCAACTTCCACAATACACAGCGCGAAATACTCGTTGCCCTGGGCTATGTTGGCCTTGCCATTTACGCGCTGGTGGCGGGTATCTATTCCCTCATCCTCATCACCCGCACCATGCTCACCGCGAAGACGGAATATGTCTTCGCCAGTGCCATGCTCGTTTATTTCGCCTTCAAAATTCCCTTCGAAAGCTTCGGCTTCGGGGGATGA
- a CDS encoding asparagine synthase-related protein: MILHTERRDGFTWEWEAGPRSGAGQGAAIPFIAPGLRLDNRAELASALGLPPKSDDETVLLAAWARWGEGMADRLRGPFAFAIADFAGNRAYLARDVFGLCPLYYHLDRNGLVVAGSSRLARAILGKDLPRDHLNLADFVQGQAMDKTGTIHLGIRRLPPAHYLIAGPQEDLCRRYWSFAQAPRQQSGSDAAEHFRALFDISVERAHCGAKPCLPLSGGLDSSSIAGSLAANHVSLSAIPTLTLTYRETANWNDAPYLAELDHRFGLMRREIAADRHDPLADMKDWLRVLDGPYVSYGHSVSSQLLPLSRELGCDTVLSGHGGDEVVSYGIGRLNELARRGDWATLWRNLDGSAGLFGQSRIRLFRKYLTHKPFFRRVERRLQRGAAQAETRQSLSDDLADLAGSDRYHVTLASTRSDHDDRMLQEEALDHPIQALSLETIAACSHASGVVTRMPFYDRELVECSLSLPSEWKLRHGLSRWIMRRAMDGRLPPGILARRSKFDFAQAFRAGLLDQREKILDLADPARLGPFVHAGRLKELRNRLSRNDTNIEMDDAYFLWRASILAMWIDIAGQRLERPRLLPLKEIIRQ; encoded by the coding sequence ATGATCCTCCACACGGAAAGGCGCGATGGTTTCACCTGGGAATGGGAAGCGGGGCCGCGCAGCGGGGCCGGACAGGGCGCAGCCATACCCTTCATCGCGCCGGGCCTGCGGCTGGATAATCGCGCGGAACTGGCCAGCGCGCTCGGCCTGCCGCCAAAAAGCGACGATGAAACAGTGCTGCTGGCCGCATGGGCGCGTTGGGGCGAAGGGATGGCGGACCGGCTGCGTGGGCCCTTTGCCTTTGCCATTGCCGATTTCGCAGGGAACCGGGCCTATCTCGCGCGCGATGTTTTCGGCCTGTGCCCGCTCTATTACCATCTCGACCGGAATGGACTGGTTGTTGCCGGCAGTTCGCGGCTTGCGCGGGCAATTCTCGGAAAAGACCTGCCCCGGGACCACCTCAATCTCGCCGATTTCGTGCAGGGCCAGGCCATGGACAAGACCGGCACGATCCATCTTGGCATTCGGCGCCTGCCCCCAGCCCATTACCTGATTGCCGGGCCGCAGGAGGATCTTTGCCGCCGCTACTGGTCCTTTGCGCAGGCTCCGCGTCAGCAATCCGGCAGCGACGCAGCCGAACATTTTCGCGCCCTGTTCGATATTTCGGTCGAGCGCGCGCATTGCGGTGCAAAGCCGTGCCTGCCGCTCAGCGGCGGGCTGGATTCCTCCTCAATTGCCGGGTCACTGGCGGCAAATCATGTCAGCCTGTCCGCCATCCCCACGCTGACCCTGACCTATCGCGAAACCGCGAACTGGAACGACGCCCCCTATCTGGCGGAACTCGATCATCGTTTCGGCCTCATGCGGCGGGAAATTGCCGCCGACCGGCACGATCCGCTAGCCGATATGAAAGATTGGCTGCGCGTCCTTGATGGCCCTTATGTTTCATATGGCCATTCCGTCTCTTCGCAATTGCTCCCGCTCAGCCGCGAACTGGGCTGCGATACGGTGCTGTCCGGCCATGGCGGGGACGAAGTCGTTTCCTATGGCATCGGCCGCCTGAATGAACTGGCCCGGCGCGGAGACTGGGCAACCTTGTGGCGCAATCTGGATGGATCGGCCGGCCTGTTCGGCCAGTCGCGCATCCGCCTGTTTCGCAAATATCTGACGCACAAGCCCTTCTTCCGCCGCGTGGAAAGAAGGCTGCAAAGGGGCGCCGCGCAGGCCGAAACCCGGCAAAGCCTGTCGGACGATCTGGCCGATCTGGCGGGCAGCGATCGCTACCATGTGACGCTGGCATCCACGCGCAGCGATCATGATGACCGCATGTTGCAGGAAGAAGCGCTGGATCATCCGATCCAGGCCCTGTCGCTGGAAACGATCGCCGCCTGCAGCCACGCCTCCGGCGTGGTGACGCGAATGCCTTTCTATGATCGCGAGCTGGTGGAATGCTCCCTCTCGCTGCCGTCGGAGTGGAAATTGCGCCACGGCCTCTCGCGCTGGATCATGCGCCGGGCGATGGATGGGCGCTTGCCGCCGGGCATCCTGGCGCGGCGGAGCAAGTTCGATTTCGCCCAGGCGTTCCGCGCGGGCCTGCTGGACCAGCGGGAGAAGATACTCGATCTTGCCGATCCGGCCCGGCTCGGCCCCTTCGTCCATGCGGGACGGCTTAAGGAATTGCGGAATCGCCTTTCCCGAAACGACACAAACATCGAAATGGACGATGCATACTTCCTGTGGCGGGCTAGTATCCTCGCAATGTGGATCGACATCGCGGGACAGCGGCTGGAAAGGCCCAGGCTGTTGCCGCTGAAGGAAATCATTCGGCAATGA
- a CDS encoding glycosyltransferase family 2 protein, with amino-acid sequence MSALNHSKSALGHENGRPQVSFAIACYNAKPYLQAAVQSALDQRDISCEVLIVDDGSSDGSLAEAEEMARRDPRIRVFRTPRNSGPAGARNIALEQMRGDWFAIHDSDDLIDPERARTMIDAANAAGADMVADNLRVFGTSIETHLMYEATPDGEPHWLDLAAYLRNSALFGKSPSPGFLKPMIRAETLNRLAIRYNEELRIGEDDEFALRLLNAGARYLLLPQAMYHYRKHEASISHRLSLDHVMRMMDAERRIRDIVGNEVAQTTAYRRRWIALQRAVAFTRSIEQLKQRRPIGALGTLIRNPGAIPLYTMPLKAVIGRAFRPTSRVASRLCD; translated from the coding sequence ATGTCAGCGCTGAATCATAGTAAATCGGCACTTGGCCATGAAAATGGCCGGCCACAGGTCAGTTTCGCCATCGCCTGTTACAACGCGAAGCCTTATCTCCAGGCGGCTGTCCAGTCCGCCCTGGACCAGCGTGATATCAGCTGTGAAGTGCTGATCGTGGATGATGGAAGCAGCGATGGCAGCCTGGCGGAAGCGGAGGAAATGGCCCGCCGTGATCCCCGCATTCGCGTGTTCCGGACGCCCCGCAATTCCGGGCCGGCCGGTGCCCGCAATATCGCGCTGGAACAGATGCGTGGCGATTGGTTCGCCATACACGACAGCGACGACCTGATCGATCCGGAACGCGCGCGCACCATGATTGATGCCGCCAATGCGGCCGGTGCGGACATGGTGGCGGATAATCTCCGCGTCTTTGGCACCTCCATCGAAACCCACCTGATGTATGAGGCGACACCGGACGGGGAACCGCATTGGCTCGACCTGGCGGCCTATCTGCGCAATTCCGCCCTGTTCGGGAAATCGCCCAGTCCCGGCTTCCTGAAACCGATGATCCGGGCGGAAACGCTGAACCGCCTCGCCATCCGTTATAATGAAGAATTGCGCATCGGAGAGGATGACGAATTCGCGCTGCGCCTGCTCAATGCCGGGGCACGCTATCTGCTCTTGCCGCAGGCCATGTATCATTATCGCAAGCATGAGGCGTCGATCTCCCATCGCCTCTCGCTCGATCATGTCATGCGGATGATGGATGCCGAACGCCGGATCCGGGATATTGTCGGCAATGAGGTGGCGCAAACGACCGCCTATCGCCGCCGCTGGATCGCGCTCCAACGTGCGGTCGCCTTCACCCGGTCCATCGAACAGCTCAAGCAGCGCCGCCCGATTGGCGCGCTCGGCACCTTGATCCGCAATCCAGGGGCGATCCCGCTTTACACCATGCCGTTAAAGGCTGTGATCGGGCGGGCTTTCCGCCCGACCAGCCGTGTTGCAAGCCGGTTGTGCGATTAA